One genomic segment of Aliarcobacter cibarius includes these proteins:
- a CDS encoding disulfide oxidoreductase: protein MIFVAFLVSLIATLGSLFFSEIMNFVPCSLCWYQRIFMYPLVFIFLTNLLYPDKSVFKYSFPLVFIGLIISIYHNLLILKIIPEKLSPCVNGVPCSIDYLNWFGFITIPLMSFTAFFIIFIVLFLHKKKNCL, encoded by the coding sequence TTGATATTTGTTGCTTTTTTAGTTTCTTTGATTGCTACATTAGGTAGCTTGTTCTTTTCAGAAATAATGAATTTTGTTCCTTGTAGCTTATGTTGGTACCAGAGAATTTTTATGTATCCTCTTGTATTTATATTTCTAACAAACCTTTTATACCCTGATAAAAGCGTGTTTAAGTACAGTTTTCCATTAGTATTTATTGGTTTAATTATTTCAATTTATCATAATTTATTAATTTTAAAAATAATTCCTGAAAAATTGTCACCTTGTGTAAATGGTGTTCCATGTAGTATTGATTATTTAAATTGGTTTGGATTTATAACTATTCCTTTAATGTCATTTACTGCATTTTTTATTATTTTTATAGTTTTATTTTTGCATAAGAAGAAAAATTGTCTTTAA